One Coffea arabica cultivar ET-39 chromosome 5e, Coffea Arabica ET-39 HiFi, whole genome shotgun sequence DNA segment encodes these proteins:
- the LOC113743459 gene encoding epoxide hydrolase 2-like isoform X1, translating to MDKIEHKNVSVNGINMHIAELGEGPLVLFLHGFPELWYSWRHQILFLASHGYRAVAPDLRGYGDTTGAPVNDSSKFSPLHIVGDLIALTQAIAPDQEKVFVVGHDWGAFIAWHLCLFRPDKVRALVNLSVAFFPRNPSCSLVESLRSAYGDDYYVCRFQKPGEIEAEFAQIGVKNFIKKMLTYRTPGPLFFPQGKGFGDSPDTPVVLPSWLTDEDVDYFVSKFEKTAFTGAVNYYRALNNVTWELTAPWTGAQVKVPTKFVIGELDLTYHMPGVQEYIHKGGFKRDVPLLEEVVVVKDAAHFINQERPDEVSKHIHDFIKQY from the exons ATGGATAAGATAGAGCACAAGAATGTAAGTGTGAATGGCATAAACATGCACATAGCAGAGCTTGGTGAAGGCCCTTTAGTTCTCTTTCTTCATGGTTTCCCAGAGCTCTGGTATTCATGGCGCCACCAGATCCTCTTCCTGGCATCTCATGGCTATCGGGCCGTGGCTCCTGACCTCCGCGGCTATGGTGATACCACAGGTGCACCTGTTAACGACAGCTCAAAATTTAGCCCTCTTCATATAGTTGGAGACCTCATAGCTCTCACCCAAGCTATTGCACCTGATCAAGAGAAGGTTTTTGTAGTTGGTCATGACTGGGGTGCGTTTATTGCTTGGCATCTATGCTTGTTTAGGCCTGATAAAGTCAGGGCTTTGGTCAATTTGAGTGTCGCCTTTTTCCCCAGGAATCCATCTTGCAGTTTGGTTGAGAGCTTAAGGAGTGCATACGGGGATGATTATTACGTGTGCAGATTCCAG AAACCAGGTGAAATAGAGGCTGAATTTGCTCAGATTGGTGTTAAGAATTTCATAAAAAAGATGCTCACATACCGCACTCCTGGTCCTCTGTTCTTCCCCCAGGGTAAAGGCTTTGGCGATTCACCTGATACTCCAGTTGTCTTGCCATCCTGGTTAACCGATGAGGATGTCGATTATTTTGTCAGTAAATTTGAGAAGACAGCCTTCACCGGGGCAGTTAACTACTATCGTGCTCTGAATAACGT AACCTGGGAACTTACTGCACCCTGGACTGGGGCTCAAGTAAAAGTTCCAACCAAGTTTGTTATTGGGGAGCTAGATTTGACCTACCATATGCCAGGAGTGCAAGAATATATACACAAGGGTGGCTTCAAGAGAGATGTGCCTTTGTTGGAGGAAGTTGTTGTAGTGAAAGATGCAGCTCACTTTATCAACCAAGAAAGGCCTGATGAGGTTAGCAAACACATCCATGACTTTATTAAGCAGTACTGA
- the LOC113688476 gene encoding uncharacterized protein: MSVVRGLNIPISSADSVKFLVDAMISISSYYCSRIFPKTLLNLKNTKKPTSPLPCSSLLKQLLSPSSTPVLQVRAMADSAAVSSPFKKIQIQRDDTTFDAYVVGKEDAPGIVVLQEWWGVDFEIKNHAQKISQFDGGYKALIPDLYRGKVGLDVAEAQHLMTGLDWQGAVKDIQASVNWLKANGSKKAGVTGFCMGGALSIASSVLVPEVDAVVAFYGVPPPSLADPAQAKAPVQAHFGELDNMVGFSDAKTGKALEEKLKAAGVPHEVYIYPGVSHAFLNTSPEGAERRKSMGLNDSDDAAVELAWARFRPWMSKYLSS, translated from the exons ATGTCGGTTGTAAGAGGGTTAAACATCCCTATCAGTAGTGCTGATTCAGTGAAGTTTCTGGTTGATGCCATGATCTCAATTTCCTCTTACTACTGCTCAAGAATCTTCCCTAAAACTCTGCTCAACcttaaaaataccaaaaaacctACTTCCCCATTGCCCTGCTCATCACTCCTAAAGCAACTACTCTCTCCATCGTCAACTCCTGTTCTTCAGGTTCGAGCAATGGCTGATTCTGCTGCTGTTTCTTCCCCTTTCaagaaaatccaaattcaaagggATGACACT ACATTTGATGCTTATGTAGTGGGGAAAGAGGATGCTCCCGGGATTGTAGTTCTTCAAGAGTGGTGGGGAGTGGATTTTGAGATCAAGAACCATGCTCAGAAAATTTCTCAGTTTGATGGTGGCTATAAAGCACTTATACCTGA TTTATATCGCGGGAAGGTTGGTCTTGATGTTGCTGAAGCACAGCATCTGATGACAGGTCTTGACTGGCAAGGAGCTGTCAAGGACATTCAAGCTTCTGTTAACTGGCTCAAAGCAAATGGTTCAAAGAAG GCCGGTGTAACTGGATTCTGCATGGGTGGTGCCCTTAGCATTGCAAGTTCTGTGTTGGTCCCTGAGGTTGATGCAGTTGTAgccttttatggagttcctcCACCATCACTTGCAGATCCTGCTCAAGCTAAGGCACCTGTGCAGGCTCATTTCGGTGAGCTTGACAATATGGTTGGGTTCTCGGATGCGAAg ACTGGGAAAGCATTGGAGGAGAAGCTAAAGGCGGCTGGAGTTCCACATGAGGTTTATATCTATCCTGGTGTTTCACATGCTTTTCTGAACACCTCTCCTGAGGGTGCCGAAAGGAGGAAGAGTATGGGACTGAATGATTCAGATGATGCCGCTGTTGAACTAGCATGGGCACGTTTTCGCCCATGGATGAGCAAATACTTGTCTTCCTaa
- the LOC113743459 gene encoding epoxide hydrolase 3-like isoform X3 — translation MDKIEHKNVSVNGINMHIAELGEGPLVLFLHGFPELWYSWRHQILFLASHGYRAVAPDLRGYGDTTGAPVNDSSKFSPLHIVGDLIALTQAIAPDQEKVFVVGHDWGAFIAWHLCLFRPDKVRALVNLSVAFFPRNPSCSLVESLRSAYGDDYYVCRFQNLGTYCTLDWGSSKSSNQVCYWGARFDLPYARSARIYTQGWLQERCAFVGGSCCSERCSSLYQPRKA, via the exons ATGGATAAGATAGAGCACAAGAATGTAAGTGTGAATGGCATAAACATGCACATAGCAGAGCTTGGTGAAGGCCCTTTAGTTCTCTTTCTTCATGGTTTCCCAGAGCTCTGGTATTCATGGCGCCACCAGATCCTCTTCCTGGCATCTCATGGCTATCGGGCCGTGGCTCCTGACCTCCGCGGCTATGGTGATACCACAGGTGCACCTGTTAACGACAGCTCAAAATTTAGCCCTCTTCATATAGTTGGAGACCTCATAGCTCTCACCCAAGCTATTGCACCTGATCAAGAGAAGGTTTTTGTAGTTGGTCATGACTGGGGTGCGTTTATTGCTTGGCATCTATGCTTGTTTAGGCCTGATAAAGTCAGGGCTTTGGTCAATTTGAGTGTCGCCTTTTTCCCCAGGAATCCATCTTGCAGTTTGGTTGAGAGCTTAAGGAGTGCATACGGGGATGATTATTACGTGTGCAGATTCCAG AACCTGGGAACTTACTGCACCCTGGACTGGGGCTCAAGTAAAAGTTCCAACCAAGTTTGTTATTGGGGAGCTAGATTTGACCTACCATATGCCAGGAGTGCAAGAATATATACACAAGGGTGGCTTCAAGAGAGATGTGCCTTTGTTGGAGGAAGTTGTTGTAGTGAAAGATGCAGCTCACTTTATCAACCAAGAAAGGCCTGA
- the LOC113743459 gene encoding epoxide hydrolase 3-like isoform X2, with protein sequence MDKIEHKNVSVNGINMHIAELGEGPLVLFLHGFPELWYSWRHQILFLASHGYRAVAPDLRGYGDTTGAPVNDSSKFSPLHIVGDLIALTQAIAPDQEKVFVVGHDWGAFIAWHLCLFRPDKVRALVNLSVAFFPRNPSCSLVESLRSAYGDDYYVCRFQGKGFGDSPDTPVVLPSWLTDEDVDYFVSKFEKTAFTGAVNYYRALNNVTWELTAPWTGAQVKVPTKFVIGELDLTYHMPGVQEYIHKGGFKRDVPLLEEVVVVKDAAHFINQERPDEVSKHIHDFIKQY encoded by the exons ATGGATAAGATAGAGCACAAGAATGTAAGTGTGAATGGCATAAACATGCACATAGCAGAGCTTGGTGAAGGCCCTTTAGTTCTCTTTCTTCATGGTTTCCCAGAGCTCTGGTATTCATGGCGCCACCAGATCCTCTTCCTGGCATCTCATGGCTATCGGGCCGTGGCTCCTGACCTCCGCGGCTATGGTGATACCACAGGTGCACCTGTTAACGACAGCTCAAAATTTAGCCCTCTTCATATAGTTGGAGACCTCATAGCTCTCACCCAAGCTATTGCACCTGATCAAGAGAAGGTTTTTGTAGTTGGTCATGACTGGGGTGCGTTTATTGCTTGGCATCTATGCTTGTTTAGGCCTGATAAAGTCAGGGCTTTGGTCAATTTGAGTGTCGCCTTTTTCCCCAGGAATCCATCTTGCAGTTTGGTTGAGAGCTTAAGGAGTGCATACGGGGATGATTATTACGTGTGCAGATTCCAG GGTAAAGGCTTTGGCGATTCACCTGATACTCCAGTTGTCTTGCCATCCTGGTTAACCGATGAGGATGTCGATTATTTTGTCAGTAAATTTGAGAAGACAGCCTTCACCGGGGCAGTTAACTACTATCGTGCTCTGAATAACGT AACCTGGGAACTTACTGCACCCTGGACTGGGGCTCAAGTAAAAGTTCCAACCAAGTTTGTTATTGGGGAGCTAGATTTGACCTACCATATGCCAGGAGTGCAAGAATATATACACAAGGGTGGCTTCAAGAGAGATGTGCCTTTGTTGGAGGAAGTTGTTGTAGTGAAAGATGCAGCTCACTTTATCAACCAAGAAAGGCCTGATGAGGTTAGCAAACACATCCATGACTTTATTAAGCAGTACTGA